One Flagellimonas sp. CMM7 genomic region harbors:
- a CDS encoding lipid-binding SYLF domain-containing protein — MKVLKSLVLVGMLLMMTGVNAQTKKDRKIMNDAKKAQKTLLSADSGLERFFENSAGYVLFPNVGKGGFIIGGASGNGVVYEAGERVGMAGLKKLNVGLQAGGQAIIEVIFFETEVDLQRFKEGKFQFAAETSAVALKSGIAFNAKYKEGVAVFALPKAGLMADASVGGQKFSYRPF, encoded by the coding sequence ATGAAAGTACTTAAGTCCCTTGTGTTAGTTGGAATGTTATTGATGATGACAGGCGTGAATGCCCAGACCAAGAAGGATAGAAAAATAATGAATGATGCCAAAAAAGCCCAAAAGACTCTTTTAAGTGCAGATAGTGGTCTTGAACGTTTCTTTGAAAATTCAGCTGGGTATGTTCTGTTTCCTAATGTAGGTAAAGGAGGCTTTATTATTGGAGGTGCTTCCGGTAATGGCGTAGTCTATGAAGCAGGCGAGAGGGTTGGTATGGCTGGCCTTAAAAAACTTAATGTGGGGCTCCAAGCTGGGGGACAGGCCATTATTGAAGTTATCTTTTTTGAAACTGAAGTGGACTTACAACGCTTTAAAGAAGGAAAATTCCAATTTGCCGCCGAGACTTCTGCCGTAGCACTAAAATCTGGTATCGCTTTTAATGCCAAATACAAAGAAGGGGTTGCCGTTTTTGCTTTGCCAAAAGCAGGTTTAATGGCAGATGCTTCTGTTGGTGGGCAAAAATTTAGCTATCGTCCTTTTTAA
- a CDS encoding DinB family protein — MKKLILPMVALLLFSFSTDTFKLTDDERKMAIEHLTQTRDHMTKVLNGLTEEQLNFMPEEEAWTIAECVEHIAISENAFGGLIQKTVAAGPNPALKDSLKFKDDQLMGVIVDRSNRVKTSEPFEPSGKFGSHEATVKAFMDKRSEHINYVKTTEDDLRNRYCNDLPFGTVDGLQVVIFMAGHTERHVKQMEEIMANKLFPKGK, encoded by the coding sequence ATGAAAAAACTGATTTTACCAATGGTTGCACTATTGCTTTTCAGCTTTAGCACAGATACTTTTAAGCTTACTGATGATGAGCGTAAAATGGCAATTGAGCACCTGACACAAACTCGTGATCATATGACCAAAGTTCTTAATGGACTTACTGAAGAACAATTGAATTTTATGCCGGAAGAAGAGGCCTGGACCATTGCGGAATGCGTGGAGCATATTGCTATTTCTGAAAACGCTTTTGGAGGATTGATTCAAAAAACCGTTGCCGCTGGACCAAACCCTGCATTGAAAGATTCTTTAAAATTTAAAGATGATCAACTTATGGGAGTAATTGTGGACAGAAGTAATAGAGTAAAAACATCTGAGCCTTTTGAGCCAAGCGGTAAGTTTGGTTCTCATGAAGCCACCGTTAAAGCTTTTATGGATAAAAGAAGTGAGCATATTAACTATGTGAAAACCACAGAAGATGATCTAAGAAATCGTTACTGTAATGATTTGCCTTTTGGAACCGTAGATGGTTTACAGGTAGTCATCTTTATGGCTGGACATACAGAACGCCATGTAAAGCAAATGGAAGAGATAATGGCCAATAAACTTTTTCCCAAAGGAAAATAG
- the katG gene encoding catalase/peroxidase HPI, with amino-acid sequence MSKNETKSNGTSGCPFMGGALNQSAGGGTTNRDWWPNQLKLNILRQNSSLSNPMEEGFNYAEEFKTLDLPAVKQDLYDLMTTSQDWWPADYGHYGPFFIRMAWHSAGTYRIQDGRGGAGSGSQRFAPLNSWPDNGNLDKARLLLWPIKQKYGKKLSWADLLILAGNCALESMGFETFGFGGGREDIWEPEQDIYWGSETEWMGDDKRYSGDRELENPLGASHMGLIYVNPEGPGGQPDPIGSGYDIRETFGRMAMNDEETVALTAGGHTFGKAHGAADPNKYVGAEPAGAPIEEMSTGWKNSYGTGVLDDTITSGIEGAWTPNPIKWDHDYFEVLLNYDWELTKSPAGAHQWTPTAASKARMAPRAGDASKEQPLMMTTADMAMKMDPAYLAISKRFHENPKEFEDAFARAWFKLTHRDMGPIQRYLGSEVPSEELIWQDPVPAATNELNDNDVAALKANISSSGLSVSELVSTAWASASTFRGSDKRGGANGGRIRLAPQKDWEVNNPEQLAKVLDTLGRIQKEFNSASGKEVSIADLIVLGGSVGIEQAAKNAGEDVTVPFTPGRGDSSQEQTDVESFEALRPLADGFRNYIAPHHSTSAEELLVDRAQLLTLTAPEMTVLVGGLRVMDVNHNQSQHGVFTKNAGSLTNDFFVNVLDLSTKWEATSEADNVFAGRDRATGEVKWAGTRADLIFGSNTELRAIAEVYASEDSKERFLKDFVAAWTKVMNLDRFDLA; translated from the coding sequence ATGAGTAAAAATGAAACAAAATCAAATGGTACAAGTGGGTGCCCGTTTATGGGAGGAGCTTTAAACCAAAGTGCTGGCGGTGGCACAACGAACCGCGATTGGTGGCCAAACCAATTAAAATTGAATATTCTTCGTCAAAACTCTTCATTGTCCAATCCAATGGAAGAAGGCTTCAACTATGCTGAAGAGTTTAAGACTTTGGACCTACCAGCAGTAAAACAAGATTTATATGATTTAATGACCACATCTCAAGATTGGTGGCCGGCAGATTATGGTCACTACGGGCCATTCTTTATACGTATGGCCTGGCATAGTGCAGGTACGTATCGTATTCAAGATGGTCGTGGAGGTGCAGGTTCAGGTTCTCAACGTTTTGCCCCGTTAAATAGCTGGCCAGACAATGGAAATTTAGACAAGGCACGTTTATTATTATGGCCTATAAAACAGAAATATGGAAAAAAACTTTCTTGGGCAGATTTACTGATTCTTGCTGGTAACTGTGCGTTGGAATCAATGGGCTTTGAAACCTTTGGTTTTGGTGGTGGTAGAGAAGATATCTGGGAACCAGAACAAGATATATACTGGGGTTCTGAAACAGAATGGATGGGAGACGACAAACGGTATTCAGGAGATAGAGAACTAGAGAATCCTCTTGGAGCTTCTCATATGGGTCTTATCTATGTTAATCCAGAAGGTCCAGGAGGGCAACCAGACCCGATTGGTTCAGGATATGATATTAGAGAAACCTTTGGCCGAATGGCGATGAATGATGAAGAAACCGTAGCCTTGACCGCTGGTGGTCATACCTTTGGAAAAGCTCACGGTGCTGCAGACCCAAATAAGTATGTTGGAGCGGAACCGGCTGGTGCTCCTATTGAAGAAATGAGCACAGGTTGGAAGAACTCTTATGGTACAGGTGTTTTGGATGATACGATTACCAGTGGGATAGAAGGTGCATGGACGCCAAACCCCATAAAATGGGATCATGACTATTTTGAAGTGTTGTTGAACTATGATTGGGAATTGACAAAAAGCCCTGCAGGAGCACATCAATGGACTCCAACAGCGGCATCAAAAGCAAGAATGGCGCCTAGAGCAGGTGATGCTTCTAAAGAACAGCCACTTATGATGACTACAGCTGATATGGCAATGAAGATGGATCCGGCTTATTTGGCAATCTCCAAACGTTTTCATGAAAACCCAAAAGAGTTTGAAGATGCCTTTGCAAGAGCTTGGTTTAAATTAACACACCGTGATATGGGTCCTATACAACGTTATTTAGGATCAGAGGTACCTTCAGAAGAATTAATTTGGCAAGACCCAGTTCCAGCGGCCACAAATGAATTAAATGACAATGATGTAGCTGCATTGAAAGCGAATATATCGTCTTCGGGGCTTTCAGTATCTGAATTGGTATCTACCGCTTGGGCATCAGCTTCAACGTTCCGTGGATCAGATAAAAGAGGGGGTGCCAATGGAGGGAGAATCCGTCTTGCTCCACAGAAAGATTGGGAAGTCAACAACCCAGAGCAATTGGCTAAAGTATTGGATACATTGGGAAGAATTCAAAAAGAATTTAATAGTGCTTCTGGTAAAGAGGTCTCTATTGCCGACTTGATTGTTCTTGGTGGTTCTGTAGGTATTGAGCAAGCAGCTAAGAATGCAGGTGAAGATGTAACCGTACCTTTTACTCCTGGTAGAGGAGATTCGTCACAAGAGCAAACGGATGTTGAGTCTTTTGAAGCGCTGAGACCATTGGCTGATGGGTTTAGAAACTATATTGCTCCTCACCATTCCACTTCAGCAGAAGAATTATTGGTGGATAGAGCGCAATTGTTAACACTTACGGCACCAGAAATGACAGTTCTTGTTGGAGGATTGCGTGTAATGGATGTAAATCATAATCAATCCCAACACGGTGTTTTCACTAAAAATGCGGGGTCTTTAACCAATGACTTTTTTGTGAATGTACTCGACTTAAGTACCAAATGGGAGGCTACTTCAGAAGCTGATAATGTATTTGCTGGTCGTGACCGTGCTACAGGTGAAGTTAAATGGGCAGGTACCCGTGCTGACCTCATTTTTGGCTCTAATACAGAACTTAGAGCTATAGCCGAGGTATATGCGTCAGAAGATTCTAAAGAGCGATTCTTAAAGGATTTTGTTGCGGCATGGACTAAGGTAATGAACCTAGATCGTTTTGATTTGGCTTAG
- a CDS encoding ankyrin repeat domain-containing protein yields the protein MNSKEDFFNQIRNGNVPAVEKLLETNMELLESIDERGSTPLILATYYEHEKIAELLLRKGAKIDSKDGSGNTALMGVCFKGYTSIAKLLIEAGANVNQTNAMGATCLIYAATFNRIEIAQLLLENGVDTSTKDARGNTALDHAKMQGIKQLIELLETKG from the coding sequence ATGAATAGTAAAGAAGACTTTTTCAATCAAATAAGAAATGGCAATGTTCCGGCGGTTGAAAAACTGTTGGAAACCAATATGGAGTTGTTGGAATCGATAGACGAAAGAGGTTCCACTCCTTTAATTCTGGCTACATACTACGAGCATGAAAAAATTGCTGAACTATTGCTAAGAAAAGGAGCTAAGATTGATTCCAAAGATGGGTCGGGCAATACGGCATTAATGGGTGTATGTTTCAAAGGGTATACCAGTATAGCAAAATTGTTGATAGAAGCAGGAGCCAATGTTAACCAAACCAATGCTATGGGAGCCACCTGTTTAATTTATGCCGCTACGTTTAATCGAATTGAAATTGCCCAATTGCTCTTGGAAAATGGTGTGGATACTTCAACAAAGGATGCTAGAGGAAACACAGCCCTGGACCATGCCAAAATGCAAGGCATAAAACAACTAATAGAACTACTGGAAACCAAGGGTTAA
- a CDS encoding NUDIX hydrolase N-terminal domain-containing protein, giving the protein MDSKEQLNLVKRIKAISETGLVYATDLYARERYEELKQISLKLMAYMADSPMEIIRDFFIPEKDYPTPKVDVRGFVLNDKNEILMAKESVDSKWTIPGGWADIGNTPSEIAVKEIEEETGIETEAIRLLAVYDKQVHPHPPEPYYIYKLIFLCRMKGGKLKAGFDMLGADFFPLDNLPELSKDRILEAQLKHLFQLTKSSESQVYFD; this is encoded by the coding sequence ATGGACTCAAAAGAACAGCTCAATCTTGTTAAACGAATAAAGGCTATTTCTGAAACAGGTTTGGTATATGCTACAGACCTTTACGCTAGGGAGCGCTATGAAGAACTAAAACAGATTAGCTTAAAGTTAATGGCCTATATGGCGGATTCCCCAATGGAGATCATTAGGGATTTCTTTATACCAGAGAAGGACTATCCCACTCCCAAAGTTGATGTTAGGGGTTTTGTTCTGAACGATAAGAATGAGATTTTGATGGCCAAGGAAAGTGTGGATAGTAAATGGACCATTCCAGGAGGTTGGGCAGATATAGGGAATACACCTTCTGAAATCGCAGTTAAGGAAATTGAGGAAGAAACGGGAATAGAGACAGAAGCGATAAGACTTTTAGCGGTTTATGATAAACAGGTGCATCCGCATCCTCCTGAGCCATACTATATTTATAAGCTTATTTTCTTATGCCGAATGAAGGGGGGAAAACTTAAGGCAGGTTTTGATATGCTTGGAGCCGATTTTTTTCCTTTGGATAATCTTCCAGAGCTTTCAAAAGATAGAATTTTGGAAGCCCAATTGAAGCATTTGTTCCAATTGACCAAATCTTCAGAATCTCAAGTTTATTTTGATTAA
- a CDS encoding amidohydrolase has translation MSQYLNIALIQSHLLWENPRANREAFSKKITSIPQDVDLIILPEMFSTGFTMSPKNIEASEGEKTLKWMQQQAKKSNVAVVGSIVFTENNQNFNRLFFVYPNGEYESYDKKHTFTLAGEDKVYKAGNSKLIVDYKGYKICPLVCYDLRFPVWARNVEDYDVLIYVANWPKPRIAAWDTLLKARAIENMSYCIGVNRIGLDGLGYEYSGHSAVYDVLGNQTGYSEKEEILYATLDKEHIHSTRKKLKFLEDRDQFSLLS, from the coding sequence ATGTCACAATATCTCAACATAGCACTTATACAATCACACTTGCTTTGGGAAAACCCGCGAGCAAATAGAGAAGCTTTCTCCAAAAAAATCACTTCTATTCCCCAAGATGTAGATTTAATTATTTTGCCAGAGATGTTCTCTACAGGGTTTACCATGAGCCCAAAGAACATTGAAGCCTCAGAGGGAGAAAAGACTTTAAAATGGATGCAGCAACAAGCAAAAAAGAGTAATGTAGCTGTAGTTGGGAGTATAGTTTTTACAGAAAACAACCAAAACTTTAATAGATTGTTTTTTGTCTACCCAAATGGCGAATACGAGAGCTATGACAAAAAGCACACATTTACTCTAGCAGGGGAGGATAAAGTTTATAAAGCAGGAAACAGTAAATTAATAGTTGATTATAAAGGCTATAAAATCTGCCCTTTGGTCTGTTATGACCTTCGTTTTCCAGTATGGGCCAGAAATGTTGAGGATTATGACGTACTTATCTATGTTGCCAATTGGCCCAAACCACGCATTGCTGCTTGGGATACTCTTCTAAAAGCACGTGCCATAGAAAATATGTCTTATTGTATAGGGGTAAACCGAATTGGATTGGACGGATTAGGTTATGAATACTCTGGACATTCAGCGGTTTATGATGTTTTGGGAAATCAAACGGGATATTCTGAAAAGGAAGAAATTCTATATGCTACCTTGGATAAGGAGCATATTCATTCTACTAGAAAAAAATTAAAATTTCTAGAAGACCGGGATCAATTTAGTCTGTTATCGTAA
- a CDS encoding Ig-like domain-containing protein: MQYLKKLLSYIFLTLIGLALWQCAKRGNPTGGPEDKTPPELLRTEPDNFTTNFKAKKIRLYFDEYIKLEDVQNQLIVSPPLKNLPEVRPLGGASKYIEVILKDTLKENTTYTLNFGQSIVDHNEGNPNSFLTYVFSTGSYIDSLSVSGAVKDAFNRKADQFISVMLYELDTAYTDSTIYKSPPNYITNTLDSLPFFELKNLKAGKYVMVGIKDLNKNNLFDQRQDKIGFLKDTITIPTDSIYLLNLFLEEPGYNISVPSYVAKNHILFGYQGDHRDIKIEPLTILPDSVKTVLLKDREKDTLHYWFTPTDLDSIIFKVSNEKLEEIDTFTVKTRKLPLDSIALNSSVRGKFNFEDSFSILGNTPLSRLDTSQVGLVVNDSLLAPYTYTLDSINNKFDFDFDVEPNQRYRFAFLPGAVTDFFGMVSDTLDYNFSVGSYADYGNLRVNIGGNVSYPLIVQLTNEQGEIQRELVATVPKAFEFNNLEPGKYMIRVIFDDNGNGIWDTGSYLKKLQPEKVSYYPDVIDVRANWELEQTFTITD, translated from the coding sequence ATGCAATACCTAAAAAAACTACTAAGCTATATCTTTCTTACCTTAATAGGTTTGGCACTTTGGCAATGCGCTAAAAGAGGAAATCCAACAGGGGGACCAGAAGATAAAACTCCACCGGAGCTCTTGCGTACCGAGCCTGACAATTTTACCACCAATTTTAAAGCCAAAAAAATACGTTTGTATTTTGATGAATATATAAAGCTGGAGGATGTCCAGAATCAGCTTATTGTATCACCCCCACTAAAGAACCTTCCTGAAGTAAGACCGTTGGGCGGAGCAAGCAAGTATATTGAAGTTATTCTTAAGGACACCCTAAAAGAAAACACTACATATACACTTAATTTTGGTCAGAGTATCGTTGATCATAATGAAGGAAACCCCAATAGTTTTCTAACATACGTTTTTTCAACAGGCTCCTATATTGATTCTTTAAGCGTATCTGGAGCCGTAAAAGACGCATTCAACCGCAAAGCAGATCAGTTTATAAGTGTAATGTTGTATGAGTTAGATACTGCCTATACAGATTCCACCATCTATAAAAGTCCCCCTAATTATATTACCAATACATTGGACAGTCTTCCATTTTTTGAGCTTAAAAATTTAAAGGCAGGTAAATATGTTATGGTAGGGATTAAGGATTTAAATAAAAATAACCTCTTTGATCAAAGACAGGATAAGATTGGTTTTTTAAAAGACACGATTACCATACCAACAGATTCCATTTATTTATTGAATCTATTTCTGGAAGAACCAGGGTATAATATTTCCGTTCCCAGCTATGTGGCCAAAAACCATATTTTATTCGGATATCAAGGGGACCATAGAGATATTAAAATTGAGCCCTTGACCATTCTGCCAGATTCAGTCAAAACAGTACTTTTAAAAGATAGGGAAAAGGATACATTGCATTATTGGTTTACTCCAACCGATTTGGATTCAATTATTTTTAAAGTTAGCAATGAAAAACTTGAAGAAATTGACACTTTTACGGTTAAAACCCGAAAACTGCCTTTAGACTCCATAGCACTTAACTCAAGCGTTAGAGGTAAATTTAATTTTGAAGATTCTTTTAGTATTCTTGGCAATACCCCATTAAGTCGTTTAGATACTTCACAGGTTGGATTAGTGGTCAACGACTCTCTCTTGGCTCCTTATACCTACACTCTTGATTCTATCAATAACAAGTTTGATTTTGATTTTGACGTTGAACCCAATCAGCGTTATCGTTTTGCTTTTTTACCAGGAGCAGTCACTGATTTTTTTGGGATGGTAAGTGATACCTTGGATTATAACTTTTCTGTTGGTAGCTACGCAGATTATGGAAACTTGCGGGTAAACATTGGTGGCAATGTAAGTTATCCTTTGATTGTACAATTGACCAATGAGCAAGGAGAAATCCAGCGCGAACTTGTGGCAACGGTACCAAAGGCCTTTGAGTTTAATAACTTAGAGCCAGGAAAGTATATGATTCGGGTTATTTTTGATGATAATGGAAATGGTATTTGGGACACAGGAAGCTATCTTAAAAAACTACAGCCCGAAAAGGTGAGTTATTATCCAGATGTCATCGACGTGCGTGCTAACTGGGAGTTGGAACAGACCTTTACGATAACAGACTAA
- a CDS encoding ComF family protein, with translation MAKILNDINNILLPLVCFGCNAQLSRGESILCTVCRHELPLTDYNYADENPVDLIFYGRIPIKKAASFVFFTKNGVVKNLLHHLKYKNQEQIGVFFGDWCGSFLENEEMLQNVDVVIPVPLHPKKIKKRGYNQVALFAKNIAASIKADYRDDVLTKIINTKTQTKKDRQLRWENTKEVFQLNTSSKMDFNHVLLVDDVITTGATIEACAKKLHQIGNIDISVLSIAVVP, from the coding sequence TTGGCTAAGATACTAAACGATATTAACAACATCCTATTGCCATTGGTCTGTTTTGGTTGTAATGCACAATTATCTAGAGGAGAAAGCATTTTATGTACCGTTTGTCGACATGAATTACCACTCACCGATTACAACTATGCTGATGAGAACCCAGTAGATCTTATATTTTATGGGAGAATTCCTATAAAAAAAGCAGCTTCTTTCGTGTTTTTTACCAAAAATGGTGTTGTAAAAAACCTGTTACACCATTTAAAATATAAAAATCAAGAGCAAATAGGGGTGTTTTTTGGGGATTGGTGCGGTTCCTTTTTGGAAAATGAGGAAATGCTACAAAATGTTGATGTGGTAATTCCAGTGCCCTTACACCCAAAAAAGATAAAGAAAAGAGGATATAACCAAGTAGCTCTGTTTGCCAAAAACATTGCTGCATCCATCAAAGCAGATTATAGAGATGATGTGCTTACCAAAATCATCAACACAAAAACACAGACAAAAAAGGATAGGCAATTACGTTGGGAGAACACAAAAGAAGTTTTTCAATTGAATACTTCTTCCAAAATGGATTTTAATCATGTTTTGTTGGTCGATGATGTTATTACCACTGGTGCTACTATTGAGGCTTGCGCAAAAAAACTTCACCAAATTGGAAATATTGACATTTCGGTTCTGAGCATCGCCGTTGTTCCATGA
- a CDS encoding glycine--tRNA ligase yields the protein MANQEDIFKKVISHAKEYGYVFQSSEIYDGLSAVYDYAQNGAELKKNIREYWWQAMVQLNDNIVGIDAAIFMHPTTWKASGHVDAFNDPLIDNKDSKKRYRADVLVEDYVAKIEAKIDKEVAKAAKRFGDSFDKKQFLETNQRVVDYKAKGDGILKRLGKSLENEDLVDVKALIEELEIACPLSGSKNWTDVKQFNLMFGTKLGASADSAMDLYLRPETAQGIFVNFLNVQKTGRMKIPFGIAQTGKAFRNEIVARQFIFRMREFEQMEMQYFIKPGTQQEWYEKWKEKRMNWHLSLGMGEDNYRFHDHEKLAHYADAAADIEFKFPFGFKELEGIHSRTDFDLSQHEKFSGKKLQYFDPEENKSYVPYVLETSIGLDRMFLAVFSNSLQEEELENGTTRTVLKLPAVLAPTKAAILPLLKRDGLPEVAHKLVDELKWDFNVVYDEKDAVGRRYRRQDAAGTPFCITVDHQTLEDETVTIRHRDTMEQQRVSLSEVKEIIAKEVDMRYWLQRI from the coding sequence ATGGCAAATCAGGAAGACATTTTTAAGAAGGTTATCTCTCATGCAAAGGAATATGGATATGTGTTCCAATCCAGTGAGATTTATGATGGACTCAGTGCAGTGTATGACTATGCGCAGAATGGAGCTGAGCTAAAGAAGAATATTCGCGAATATTGGTGGCAGGCCATGGTTCAGCTCAATGACAACATTGTTGGGATTGATGCCGCCATTTTTATGCATCCTACTACTTGGAAGGCATCTGGGCACGTTGATGCTTTTAACGACCCATTAATAGATAACAAAGATTCCAAAAAAAGATATCGCGCAGATGTTTTGGTTGAAGATTATGTAGCCAAGATAGAAGCTAAAATAGATAAAGAAGTTGCTAAAGCAGCCAAACGCTTTGGGGACAGTTTTGATAAAAAACAATTTTTGGAAACCAATCAGCGCGTAGTTGACTACAAAGCTAAAGGAGATGGTATTCTAAAACGCTTGGGCAAATCTTTAGAAAATGAAGATTTGGTTGACGTAAAGGCACTGATTGAAGAATTGGAAATTGCCTGTCCACTTTCAGGTTCTAAAAACTGGACAGATGTTAAACAGTTCAATTTAATGTTTGGCACTAAGTTAGGAGCTTCTGCAGATAGCGCAATGGACCTTTACCTGCGCCCGGAAACGGCTCAAGGTATTTTTGTAAATTTTTTAAATGTTCAGAAGACGGGTCGAATGAAGATTCCCTTCGGAATTGCCCAAACCGGAAAGGCGTTTCGTAACGAGATTGTTGCGCGCCAGTTCATTTTCCGTATGCGGGAGTTTGAACAGATGGAAATGCAATACTTTATTAAACCGGGCACGCAACAGGAATGGTATGAAAAATGGAAGGAAAAGCGAATGAACTGGCATCTCTCATTAGGTATGGGAGAAGATAATTATCGTTTTCACGATCATGAAAAGTTAGCACATTATGCAGATGCTGCCGCTGATATTGAATTTAAATTCCCTTTCGGATTCAAAGAGTTGGAAGGGATTCATTCCCGAACGGATTTTGATCTAAGTCAGCATGAAAAATTTTCTGGTAAAAAACTTCAATATTTTGACCCCGAAGAAAACAAAAGTTATGTTCCTTATGTCTTGGAAACTTCAATAGGGTTAGATCGAATGTTTTTGGCGGTATTTTCCAATTCATTGCAAGAAGAAGAACTGGAAAACGGAACAACAAGAACAGTACTAAAACTTCCAGCAGTATTGGCGCCGACCAAAGCTGCGATTCTTCCTCTTTTAAAACGAGACGGACTACCAGAAGTCGCCCACAAACTTGTGGATGAGCTTAAATGGGATTTTAACGTGGTCTATGATGAAAAAGATGCGGTGGGTCGTCGTTACCGTCGTCAAGATGCTGCAGGAACTCCATTCTGCATTACTGTAGATCATCAAACTTTAGAGGATGAAACTGTCACTATTCGTCATAGAGATACAATGGAGCAACAACGTGTGTCATTATCTGAAGTAAAAGAAATTATTGCAAAGGAGGTTGATATGCGATACTGGTTACAACGCATTTAA
- a CDS encoding formate--tetrahydrofolate ligase translates to MNDLQIAKGITLQPISTIAKKFGVDPDNIEMYGKYKAKLPLEAIDKKNLDKSHLILVSAISPTPAGEGKTTMSIGLTEGLNRLNKKTTVVLREPSLGPVFGIKGGATGGGYSQVLPMEDINLHFTGDFAAIEKAHNLLSAVIDNNIQSKTRSLRLDPRTIGWKRVMDMNDRSLRHVIVGLGGTTSGVPRETGFDITAASEIMAILCLAENLSDLKERLGNIFIGYTFDKEPIYAKDLKAEGAMTALLKDAVKPNLVQTIEGNPAIIHGGPFANIAQGTNSVIATRMGMSYSEYTVTEAGFGFDLGAEKFFDIKCQSAGLKPKVVVLTATIRALKYHGGADIKSLTEPNVEALKKGLPNLEKHLENIAKFNIVPVIAINKFVTDTDAEIEVIKQLASSKGIRVALAEVWAKGGEGAEELAQHVIDVVESNASDFKPLYDWNSSVMDKISTIATEIYGAEHVDYTSKAKAHLKKISNLGLDHLPVCIAKTQKSLSDNPKLLGRPKDFIITVREIEIAVGAGFLVPITGDIMRMPGLPAHPSSEGIDVNEDGEITGLF, encoded by the coding sequence ATGAACGATCTGCAAATTGCCAAAGGCATAACACTTCAACCCATTTCAACAATTGCAAAAAAATTTGGAGTAGATCCTGATAACATTGAAATGTATGGTAAATATAAAGCTAAGTTACCTTTAGAGGCGATTGACAAGAAGAATTTGGACAAAAGCCATCTTATCCTGGTTTCAGCCATTTCTCCGACGCCAGCGGGAGAAGGAAAAACAACCATGTCCATTGGACTGACCGAAGGTTTAAATCGATTAAACAAAAAGACCACTGTCGTTCTACGGGAACCTTCTTTGGGGCCTGTTTTTGGAATAAAAGGTGGCGCCACTGGAGGTGGGTATTCTCAAGTGCTCCCCATGGAGGACATAAATCTCCACTTTACGGGTGACTTTGCCGCCATTGAAAAGGCCCATAACCTCTTGTCCGCAGTAATTGACAACAATATTCAAAGCAAGACAAGATCTTTGCGCTTAGATCCAAGGACCATTGGCTGGAAACGAGTTATGGACATGAACGACCGTTCCCTACGTCATGTTATTGTAGGTCTGGGAGGAACCACTTCTGGAGTGCCCAGGGAAACCGGTTTTGATATTACTGCTGCATCCGAAATTATGGCTATTCTTTGTTTGGCTGAAAATCTAAGTGACCTAAAAGAGCGCCTAGGGAACATTTTCATAGGCTATACATTTGATAAAGAGCCTATTTACGCCAAAGACCTTAAAGCCGAAGGTGCCATGACCGCATTGCTCAAAGATGCCGTTAAGCCCAATTTAGTGCAGACCATAGAAGGGAATCCTGCAATTATCCATGGAGGGCCGTTTGCCAATATTGCGCAAGGAACCAACTCCGTAATTGCTACCCGAATGGGCATGTCTTACTCTGAATATACCGTTACCGAAGCTGGTTTTGGATTTGATTTGGGGGCTGAAAAGTTTTTTGACATCAAATGCCAGAGTGCCGGTTTAAAACCGAAAGTGGTTGTTCTTACGGCTACCATACGCGCTCTTAAGTATCATGGTGGGGCAGATATCAAGTCCCTAACTGAACCCAATGTAGAGGCTCTTAAAAAAGGCCTGCCCAACTTGGAAAAACATCTGGAGAATATTGCAAAATTTAATATAGTTCCTGTGATTGCCATTAACAAGTTTGTTACCGATACGGATGCTGAAATTGAGGTAATTAAACAACTGGCATCATCCAAAGGTATTCGAGTGGCCTTGGCCGAAGTTTGGGCCAAAGGCGGCGAAGGTGCAGAAGAATTGGCACAACATGTCATTGACGTAGTGGAGTCCAATGCTTCGGATTTTAAGCCTTTGTATGATTGGAATTCCAGTGTTATGGATAAAATTAGCACTATTGCCACCGAAATTTATGGTGCGGAACATGTAGATTATACTTCAAAAGCGAAAGCCCATTTGAAAAAAATCTCCAATTTGGGCTTAGATCATTTACCCGTTTGTATTGCAAAGACCCAAAAATCGCTATCAGATAATCCCAAACTTTTGGGACGACCAAAAGACTTTATCATTACTGTCAGAGAAATTGAAATAGCCGTTGGTGCCGGGTTTCTGGTCCCAATTACTGGTGACATCATGCGAATGCCGGGCTTGCCTGCGCACCCTTCATCTGAAGGTATAGATGTTAACGAGGATGGTGAAATCACCGGGTTGTTTTAG